DNA sequence from the Novosphingobium sp. KACC 22771 genome:
GGTCCTTGGCCAGACCGGGGTGGGTCTTCACCTCGCCCGTGTTGGGGTTGTATTCGGGGATCTGCGCCTTGGCGGCGATCGCCTTCACCTCGGCCTCGTTATAGCCGATTTCGGCCAGATCGCGGTACGAGACTTCCTTGATCGCATGGCAGGTTGCGCAAACCTCGGAATAGACCTGAAAGCCGCGCTGAAGCTGCTGGCGGTCGAATTTGCCGAAGGCCCCGTCCGAAGACAGGCTCAGCGCCTTGGGGTGCTGATGGAATTCGGCCTCGACCGTCTTGGCGGGCGGTTCGGAAATATAGGCCACGGTGCCCTTGCCCGCCGACCACAACAGGGCCAGCGAGAAGAAGGCGCCCACGAGCATGGAAAAGATACGGATCATGATGTGTCTCTATCCTCGCTCGCTTATTCGGCCGGGGCCGGATGGAGGGCTGCGGCTTCATCGGTTCCCAGCACAGCTTCGGTGATCGAGAAAGGCAGCGGCAGCGGCTTTTCCGTCATCGAGACGAGCGGCAGGATGATGAAGAAGTGGGCGAAGTAATAGAGCGCCGCGATCTGGCTGATGATCACATAGGGCTCTTCGGCCGGCGAACCGCCGCAATAGCCCAGCACCGCAACGTCAATCACCAATACCCAGAAGAACTTCTTGAAGGTCGGGCGGAAATGGCCCGAACGCACCGGCGACTTGTCGAGCCAGGGCAGCAGGAACCACACCAGGATCGAGCTGAACATCGCCAGCACGCCCATCAGCTTGGCCGGGAAGAACAGGAAGTTCTGGGTAAAGGCGCGCAGGATCGCATAGAAGGGCCAGAAATACCATTCGGGCACGATATGCGCGGGCGTCTGCATCGGGTTGGCCGGAATGTAATTGTCCGGGTGGCCCAGCGCGTTCGGCGCAAAGAACAGCAGCGCGCAATAGAAGATCAGGAACACGCCGAGGCCGAACCCGTCCTTGGCGGTGTAATAGGGGTGGAACGGCACGGTGTCCGATTCCTGCTTCACCTCAACGCCGGTCGGGTTGGTCGAACCGGGAATATGCAGCGCCCAGATATGCAGGATCACCACGCCCAGAATGACAAACGGCAGCAGGAAGTGCAGCGAGAAGAAGCGGTTGAGTGCCGCCTGATCAGGCGCAAACCCGCCCAGCAGCCATGTCTGGATCGGCTCGCCCACCAAGGGTATCGCGCCGAACAGGCCGGTGATGACCTTCGCGCCCCAATAGGACATCTGACCCCAGGGCAGCACATAGCCCATGAAGGCGGTGGCCATCATCAAAAGGAAGATCGCCACGCCCAGCAGCCAGATCATCTCGCGCGGGGCCTTGTACGACCCATAGAAGAAGCCGCGGAAAATGTGGAAATAGACGACGACAAAGAAGGCCGAGGCGCCGTTGGCATGGCCATAGCGCAGCATCCAGCCCCAGTTGACATCGCGCATGATATGTTCGGTCGAATTGAACGCCACGCCCGTATTGGCGGCATAATGCATCGCCAGCACCACGCCCGTGATGATCTGGATCATCAGACAGACGCCGGCCAGCACGCCGAAATTGTACATGTAGTTCAAATTGCGCGGCACCGGATAGCCCGCGCCGACCGCATTATAGACAAAGCGCGGCAAAGGCAGCTTTTCGTCCAGCCACACCATCGCCGGGTGGCTCGGCTTGTATTCATTCGCCCATGGAAAGCTCATCGCGTCTTCCTCACCCGATCTTCACGACAGTGTCGCTGGTAAACTCATAAGGCGGCACCTCGAGATTCTTCGGGGCCGGACCTTTGCGGATGCGCGCGGCAGTGTCATAGACCGAGCCATGGCAGGGGCAGAAATAGCCCCCGAACTCGCCCTTGACCTCACCCTCGCCCGCGCCCAGCGGCACGCAGCCCAGATGGGTGCAGACGCCCATGGTGATGAGCCATTCTTCCTTGCCCTTCTTGGTGCGGTCCTCAAGGGTCTGGGGATCGCGCAGGCTTGCCACGTCCACCTTGTTCGCCTCGGCGATTTCGGTGGGCGTCAGGCGGCGCACAAACACCGGCTGCTTGTGAAACACGGCCTTGATCGCTTGGCCCGGCTGGATCGCGCCAATGTCGATCTCGGTCGAGCTTTCGGCCAGCACGTCGGCCGAGGGGGCCATCTGGCTGATCAGGGGCACCAGAACGCTGGCTGCGCCAACGCCTGCCGCACCCGTGGCAGCCACATAGATGAAGTCCCGCCGACGCACCCCCTGCGCCGTATCGTTGGGACTTTCAGCAACAGCAGTTTCTGTCATGTTTGACCCTTGCCTTGCACCAATGGTCCATGCGGGCCGCAGGACCGAAAAAACGAATGAACATCATCGCGATCACAGCATAAAGCTGCAATACGGTATCGTCAGGAATCTTCTCCCCCGCGATCCGTCTGGATTGTCCCATACGGTCACCGGCTTTTTTGGTTTTGATAAACATCAAAACCAGTGATGCCAATGGCCTTTTTCTTTGACCTTTTGTCTCAACCCCGCCCGATCAACGCGATCTGGCGGCCATAATCGGCCTCGCCCGCATGGGTGGCGCGGCGAAAGGAATAGAATCGGTCCGGCTCGCCATAGGTGTCGAGCCCCAGTGCCTCGACCGCGCCGACGCCATATTCCGCCAGACGATCAGCGACATAGGCCTCAAGCGCAAACTGGTAATGCCCCTCGCGCCCGGCGATGAAGAAGCGGTCATGCCCCGCCGCCTGCGCCAGAAAACGCGCGCGAAAACCCTCGTCCACTTCATAGGATTTTTGCGCGATGCATGGCCCGATCGCGGCGCTGATTCTTTCGCGCCGGGCGCCAAGGGCCTCCATCGCATCGATGGTCGCCTCGCAAACGCCGGTAAAGGCGCCCTTCCACCCGGCATGGGCCGCGCCCACCACGCCCGCCGCGTGATCGGCAAACAAGACCGGCGCGCAATCGGCGGTCAGCACGCCCAGCACGATTCCCGCCCGATCCGTCACCAGCGCATCGGCATGGGGCCGCTCGGCATCGGGCCATTCCTGCGCCACCACACAGACCGCCGAATGCACCTGATAGCAGGTGGCCAGAAACGCGCCGGGCAGCACGCTGTCGGCCGCCAGCCGCCGGTTTTGCGCCACCGCCGCCGGATCATCCGCGCTGCCAAGGCCGACATTGAGCCCCGCCACCGCGCCCACCGACACGCCCCCGCGCCGCCCGAGAAACCCGTGCGGCACGCCGCCCAGAGCGGCAGCCCGAATAACCTCAACCCCAAAGTTATCCAAGGCTCTTGCTCACCTGCTCGAACACATCCTTCGACAGACCCGGCGCGGCCAGTATCCGATCAAGCTGCGCCTTCATCAGCGCGCCCCGCACCGGCTCCACCCGCCGCCAACGGCCCAGCGAAGGCACAAACCGCGCCGCCGTCTGGGCATTGATCGGGTCGAGCGCGAGGATCAGGTCGCCGATCAGACGATAGCCCTCGCCCCCCGCATCATGAAAGCCCGCCGGATTGACCGCCAGCGCCATATACAGCGCCCGTGCCCGGTTGGGATTGTGGATGGTGAAATCGGGGTGCTGCGCCAGCGCCTTCACATGGGCCAGCACATCGGGATGCAGCGACCCGGCCTGAAGCGAGAACCACTTGTCGATCACCAGCGCATTGCCCTCGTGCCGCTGGTGGAAATCGGCCAGTTTTGCCTCGCGCAGCGGGCTGTCCAATCCGCACAGCACCATCAGCGCGCCCTGCCGGTCGGTCATGTTGTCGGCGGCGTCATATTGCGCGGCGGCGCGCGTCGCAGCCCCCGCCCCCTGCGCCGCGGCCAGATAGACCAGCGCCTGCGTCTTGACCTTGCGCGCGCCCTTGGCCGCCGCGTCCAGCCCGAAAGGCACCGCGCTCGCCCGGTCGTGCAGCGCGGCAAAAGCCTCGCCCAGTTCCGCGCCCAGCCAAGCCTTCAGCCCCTCACGCTCGCCATGCAGCAGGCCCGGATCGACCACGCTCAACTGTTCGGCCAGATAGGCATAGGGCGGCAGGATCAGCAATTCGCCGCGCATCAGATCATCGATCGCCGGATCGTTCAGGATTGCCAGCATCGCCGTCCCGATCGCCTTGCGCTCGGCGGCGCGGCGGGCATCGTCCATATTGCCCGATGCAGCCGCCACCAGATGGCGCACCATCAGGCTCTGCATCGCCTCGTATCGGGCAAAGGGATCATCATCATGCGCGGCCAGAAACACCAGATCGTCCAGACTGGTATCGGCCTCAATCGTCACCGGCGCGGAAAAGCCCCGGTTGATCGAGAGCACCGGGCGCGTAGGCCAGCCGGAGAAGCGATGCTCCTCTTGCGCGGCACGCATCACGATCAGTTCCTCGCCGCGATGCGCGCCCGTTTCGGAATCGAACAGCGCAAGGCGCAGCGGGATCGGCACAGGCAATTTGTCGGGCTGGCCCGGCGTCGGCGGCACCTGCTGGGCAAGGCGCAGCACCGCCTCATTGCCCTCATGGGTAAAGCTGACCTCCACGCGCGGCGTCCCGGCCTGCGCATACCACAGGCGGAATTGCGTCAGGTCCAGCCCCGCCCCTTCCTCGATGGCGCGGATGAAATCCTCGCACGTTGCCGCCTCGCCGTCATGGCGCGCGAAATAGAGGTCGGTGCCCGCACGGAACCGCTCGGCCCCGGCCATCACCCGCATCATGCGGATCACCTCGGCGCCCTTGTTATAGACGGTGGCGGTGTAGAAATTGCTGATTTCCTGATAGGAATCGGGGCGGATCGGATGCGCCAGCGGGCCGGAATCCTCGGGGAACTGGGCGCTGCGCAGGATGCGTACATCCTCGATGCGCTTGACCGGCTCGGACCCCATATCCGCGCTGAACATCTGATCGCGCAGGACGGTGAAGCCTTCCTTCAGGCTCAATTGGAACCAGTCGCGACAGGTGATGCGATTGCCCGACCAGTTGTGGAAATATTCATGGCCAATGACGCCTTCCACCGCATCATAATCGCCATCGGTCGCCGTTTCCGGGTCGGCCAGAACATAGCGCGTGTTGAAGACGTTCAGCCCCTTGTTCTCCATCGCCCCCATGTTGAAATCGGACACGGCGACGATGTTGAACAGATCAAGGTCATAGGCGCGACCAAAGACCTCCTCGTCCCATTTCATCGAGTTGATCAGGCTGCGCATCGCATGGCCGGTCCGCCCCTCATCCCCCTTGCGGGTATAGATGTTGAGCGTGACCTCGCGGCCCTCCATCGTGGTGAAATGGTCGGTCGTGGCCACCAGATCGCCCGCCACCAGGGCAAACAGATAGGACGGCTTGGGCCAGGGATCATGCCATTCGGCCCAATGCGTGCCGTCCCCATTGTCGCCGCTGGCCACCGGATTGCCATTGCACAGCAGGACCGGGAAAGCCTCGCGGCTGCCCTCCATCCGCACGCGATAGATGCTCAGCACATCGGGGCGGTCGGGGTGAAACGCGATGCGGCGAAATCCTTCGGCCTCGCATTGCGTGCAAAGCATGCCCCCCGAGGCGTAAAGGCCCATCAACTGGCTGTTGGCGGCGGGGTGGATCGCGGT
Encoded proteins:
- a CDS encoding cytochrome b gives rise to the protein MSFPWANEYKPSHPAMVWLDEKLPLPRFVYNAVGAGYPVPRNLNYMYNFGVLAGVCLMIQIITGVVLAMHYAANTGVAFNSTEHIMRDVNWGWMLRYGHANGASAFFVVVYFHIFRGFFYGSYKAPREMIWLLGVAIFLLMMATAFMGYVLPWGQMSYWGAKVITGLFGAIPLVGEPIQTWLLGGFAPDQAALNRFFSLHFLLPFVILGVVILHIWALHIPGSTNPTGVEVKQESDTVPFHPYYTAKDGFGLGVFLIFYCALLFFAPNALGHPDNYIPANPMQTPAHIVPEWYFWPFYAILRAFTQNFLFFPAKLMGVLAMFSSILVWFLLPWLDKSPVRSGHFRPTFKKFFWVLVIDVAVLGYCGGSPAEEPYVIISQIAALYYFAHFFIILPLVSMTEKPLPLPFSITEAVLGTDEAAALHPAPAE
- the petA gene encoding ubiquinol-cytochrome c reductase iron-sulfur subunit is translated as MTETAVAESPNDTAQGVRRRDFIYVAATGAAGVGAASVLVPLISQMAPSADVLAESSTEIDIGAIQPGQAIKAVFHKQPVFVRRLTPTEIAEANKVDVASLRDPQTLEDRTKKGKEEWLITMGVCTHLGCVPLGAGEGEVKGEFGGYFCPCHGSVYDTAARIRKGPAPKNLEVPPYEFTSDTVVKIG
- the pgeF gene encoding peptidoglycan editing factor PgeF — translated: MDNFGVEVIRAAALGGVPHGFLGRRGGVSVGAVAGLNVGLGSADDPAAVAQNRRLAADSVLPGAFLATCYQVHSAVCVVAQEWPDAERPHADALVTDRAGIVLGVLTADCAPVLFADHAAGVVGAAHAGWKGAFTGVCEATIDAMEALGARRERISAAIGPCIAQKSYEVDEGFRARFLAQAAGHDRFFIAGREGHYQFALEAYVADRLAEYGVGAVEALGLDTYGEPDRFYSFRRATHAGEADYGRQIALIGRG
- the pepN gene encoding aminopeptidase N translates to MDAMNTPAAPLVAPAVIRREDYLPPAWLVPQVELEFRLGLEETRVRAQLSVRRNPDARGDQTIRLKGDGLTALLVEVDDVVRNDWRMEGDDLLIDLADDSHEIVVETAIHPAANSQLMGLYASGGMLCTQCEAEGFRRIAFHPDRPDVLSIYRVRMEGSREAFPVLLCNGNPVASGDNGDGTHWAEWHDPWPKPSYLFALVAGDLVATTDHFTTMEGREVTLNIYTRKGDEGRTGHAMRSLINSMKWDEEVFGRAYDLDLFNIVAVSDFNMGAMENKGLNVFNTRYVLADPETATDGDYDAVEGVIGHEYFHNWSGNRITCRDWFQLSLKEGFTVLRDQMFSADMGSEPVKRIEDVRILRSAQFPEDSGPLAHPIRPDSYQEISNFYTATVYNKGAEVIRMMRVMAGAERFRAGTDLYFARHDGEAATCEDFIRAIEEGAGLDLTQFRLWYAQAGTPRVEVSFTHEGNEAVLRLAQQVPPTPGQPDKLPVPIPLRLALFDSETGAHRGEELIVMRAAQEEHRFSGWPTRPVLSINRGFSAPVTIEADTSLDDLVFLAAHDDDPFARYEAMQSLMVRHLVAAASGNMDDARRAAERKAIGTAMLAILNDPAIDDLMRGELLILPPYAYLAEQLSVVDPGLLHGEREGLKAWLGAELGEAFAALHDRASAVPFGLDAAAKGARKVKTQALVYLAAAQGAGAATRAAAQYDAADNMTDRQGALMVLCGLDSPLREAKLADFHQRHEGNALVIDKWFSLQAGSLHPDVLAHVKALAQHPDFTIHNPNRARALYMALAVNPAGFHDAGGEGYRLIGDLILALDPINAQTAARFVPSLGRWRRVEPVRGALMKAQLDRILAAPGLSKDVFEQVSKSLG